Proteins co-encoded in one Theileria equi strain WA chromosome 3, complete sequence genomic window:
- a CDS encoding signal peptide-containing protein (encoded by transcript BEWA_006930A): MLYTKLLFLFSLVCAAICADTPAGKVAKVAHGAGPLDAPDIEELVVVRQKDKYVARRYGSYAATKQSPVLNEGNDEL, encoded by the exons ATGCTTTACACCAAGTTATTATTCCTTTTCTCTCTCGTGTGTGCCGCTATTTGCGCAG ATACACCCGCGGGAAAGGTTGCAAAAGTTGCACATGGAGCTGGTCCATTGGATGCTCCAG ATATTGAGGAGCTGGTCGTGGTTCGTCAAAAGGACAAGTACGTTGCTCGTAGGTATGGGTCCTACGCAGCCACCAAACAGTCCCCTGTACTGAATGAGGGTAATGACGAGCTTTAG
- a CDS encoding N-acetyltransferase, putative (encoded by transcript BEWA_006940A): MVDDPGIVRSMCPKDVKSIVAIEPDEFTLIYPERVYVNHARVFPKLSLVVETKNTISAFIIGSTSVSDDAFYGHISSIYVLEEYRKRGYGSRLINKFEEGCKKAGCRYINLYVNIRNIAAVDFYKNRKYTVYRTIPKYYNDAEDAYEMRRDL; encoded by the exons ATGGTGGATGACCCGGGGATCGTCAGGTCAATGTGCCCAAAGGATGTGAAGAGTATAGTTGCTATAGAACCTGATGAATTTACGCTTATATACCCTGAAAGAGTTTACGTTAACCACGCTAGGGTATTTCCAAAACTTTCACTGGTAGTTGAGACAAAGAACACAATTTCTGCGTTTATCATTG GTAGTACTTCTGTGTCGGATGACGCCTTCTATGGTCACATATCGTCTATATATGTGCTTGAAGAATACAGGAAACGTGGTTACGGGTCTAGATTGATTAACAAATTTGAGGAAGGCTGCAAGAAGGCAGGGTGTAGATACATTAATCTCTACGTCAACATTCGCAATATCGCAGCAGTGGACTTTTACAAGAATCGCAAGTATACAGTATATAGAACCATACCAAAGTATTACAATGACGCCGAAGATGCCTATGAAATGAGAAGAGATTTGTAG
- a CDS encoding hypothetical protein (encoded by transcript BEWA_006950A), translating into MSNLLDVKRSSVSRTLKEYEIYLKEFEGLQSKLDTLKERGNDHETKKTLELCNESESVLNDTKGRLFNYAIDLESYIKEESDVLDSKGLEMAKESLLTLSKRHPQVGYTFGL; encoded by the exons ATGTCGAATTTGCTGGACGTTAAGCGTTCTTCTGTCTCTCGTACCCTTAAGGAGTATGAAATTTACCTGAAGGAGTTTGAAGGTTTACAGTCAAAACTGGATACTTTGAAG GAAAGGGGAAACGATCACGAGACGAAAAAGACATTGGAGCTGTGCAATGAATCAGAAAGTGTTTTAAATGACACAAAAGGAAGGTTATTTAACTATGCAATAGATCTTGAAAGCTACATTAAAGAAGAGAGCGATGTGTTGGATTCCAAGGGCCTCGAGATGGCAAAAGAAAGTCTTTTAACTCTTTCCAAGAGGCATCCTCAAGTAGGATATACTTTTGGCTTGTAA
- a CDS encoding phenylalanine-tRNA synthetase, putative (encoded by transcript BEWA_006960A) translates to MASKEEELNVLLSKLNLAYEKCDNGTPDVVNTLDIDAETEHDKVVSGVKSLMVKGFVTLEELKLNSYTLSEEGLKYATSGSPEYLLVQVVASNPGIKPTEASSQVENGKIGLSKALKSQMLAMDSDKGLILGKTKLEFDVTQKILLHVKEYGSSEKNLMEKLSEIIPNEKELNNEFADLKKRKLISSKVTVTYMVKKTENYKSQVVPQFTDLTSELLENDLWKSLEIKKYNFFSSGKRVSNGDFHPLVHSMDEFRYIFTSMGFEELDTSKYLESSFWCFDSLYIPQQHPARDTQDTFFTKHPSLANPEFMDENYIKNVSIAHGDGSIYNSTGWRYDWKLDEALKMVLRTHITPCSARVLKAMADEYQKGNPIVPRRFFAIDKVFRNEASDSTHLSEFHQVEGLVVGYDLGLGHLMGVLETFYKSIGITNLRYKPAYNPYTEPSMEIFGFHTSLNTWVEVGNSGIFRPEMLLPMGLPENVTVIAWGLSLERPTMLRHNIRNIRDLIGCKY, encoded by the exons ATGGCTtcaaaggaagaggaattGAACGTCTTGTTATCCAAGCTCAACTTGGCGTATGAAAAGTGCGATAATGGCACGCCAGATGTAGTAAATACACTGGATATTGATGCCGAAACTGAACATGATAAAGTTGTTAGCGGTGTAAAGAGTCTTATGGTCAAGGGATTCGTCACTCTGGAAGAACTCAAGCTAAACTCCTATACTTTATCTGAAGAAGGTCTCAAATATGCTACTAGCGGATCTCCAGAGTATCTTCTGGTGCAAGTTGTGGCCAGCAATCCG GGAATAAAACCTACTGAAGCGTCTTCTCAAgttgaaaatggaaagattGGCCTAAGCAAAGCGCTAAAATCCCAGATGTTGGCCATGGATAGTGATAAGGGGCTCATTCTAGGCAAAACAAAACTGGAATTTGACGTAACCCAAAAGATCCTTCTTCATGTAAAAGAATACGGTAGCTCCGAGAAAAACTTGATGGAGAAGCTTTCTGAGATCATTCCTAATGAGAAGGAACTAAACAATGAATTCGCAGATTTGAAAAAGCGCAAATTGATTTCGTCCAAGGTTACTGTGACCTATATGGTTAAGAAGACAGAAAACTATAAAAGTCAAGTCGTTCCTCAATTCACAGATTTAACGTCTGAACTGTTAGAAAACGACCTTTGGAAATCTCTAG aaattaaaaaataCAACTTCTTTTCAAGCGGCAAAAGAGTTAGCAACGGAGATTTCCACCCACTTGTTcacagtatggatgaatttAGATACATTTTTACTTCAATGGGATTTGAG GAGTTAGATACCTCAAAATATCTAGAATCAAGTTTTTGGTGCTTTGATTCACTGTATATACCACAGCAACACCCTGCTCGTGATACTCAGGATACATTTTTCACAAAG CATCCATCTTTGGCAAACCCCGAATTCATGGATGAAAACTACATCAAGAATGTCTCAATAGCCCACGGTGATGGAAGTATTTATAACAGTACGGGATGGAGATACGATTG GAAACTGGATGAAGCCCTAAAAATGGTTCTGAGAACACACATTACCCCCTGCAGTGCCAGAGTGTTAAAAGCTATGGCAGATGAATATCAAAAG GGCAATCCAATAGTTCCTCGTCGCTTCTTTGCTATTGATAAGGTCTTTAGGAACGAAGCTAGCGACTCAACTCATCTATCCGAATTCCATCAG GTCGAGGGATTGGTAGTGGGATACGACTTGGGTTTGGGTCACTTGATGGGAGTCTTGGAGACGTTTTACAAGTCAATTGGAATCACAAACTTGCGCTACAAACCAGCCTATAATCCATATACCGAACCTTCCATGGAGATCTTTGGCTTCCACACATCTCTAAACACATGGGTAGAAGTTGGAAATAGTGGCATATTCAGGCCAGAAATGCTTCTGCCAATGGGTCTTCCTGAAAACGTCACAGTCATTGCCTGGGGTCTCAGCTTGGAAAGACCTACAATGTTAAGGCACAACATACGCAACATTAGAGATCTAATCGGTTGTAAATACTAA
- a CDS encoding DNA repair mre11 domain-containing protein (encoded by transcript BEWA_006970A), protein MVPKPISFRSVWNKMMAKNDEEPLSSPAKPTPTRNTLSSDPPNVFLASPSATNKSKLILHRPSLVSRGSTLSGWCITHLPITRDILKNNELLVSPDKSKSSIIEKVESSCFGGVKGGRSITLSRFTERDEVSGISIKSFHDRIKSHEVFEFNENVNSKTCFTTGLSESFGTKPLESTKTNVTLEDTTDTETTISKPVVDENPVLKILVATDTHLGYKEEDMYRQNDSINVFEEILYLAKNLNADLVLHSGDLFDKNLPSRSTMYKTMDLLSSYLIRTPNDDKGLEIDTSAIVPSTLSTSSILDGFKVSDEKTNHIPFFVIHGNHDNPTEQNSLSPIDLLDVAGLVTYFGRVHDFNDIELKPILIKKNNIKIALYGIGWIKDEKLVMLFKNEKVKFILPEEPDDWYKILLIHQNRHPRRGNNHNDYISPSFLPDWLDLVIWGHEHDCFKLPQSFGGTTQILQLGSTIQTSLVPAEVPQKHCCFIEITLDDVKFYPITLQCVRKLIYREMSTACLELKENTSEELSNKLHQSITKILAEVQNDKKTVLCSTALHNVVGTKNEVFKLRSAIKNAKDVPLMRIKVHSDVSQTINPRIFGNAYIGSVANPNDILRFWSSNKKEILDPSASITHSKTVKDIVLASIQDNCQLSLLLESELNEAVNKYALGMETQVINEYIRSRVAYMQNYLKEKMREAVNEQLSDDLYQEIIERTVAVGFKHSNYSDIQAKMQEERTSAGLSKPSNKFLYDDIKDVQNGTPEEKVRDIQDKALTKDMESKTMNTPDIRTSLFPNFTPGRADTGTPNANPAKKKRGRPPKSVQTTVKVPSSDTRVANKLQRTSLSQHNGVVAIAGTKGYQNTIIDLFSRRTDTNKFNM, encoded by the exons ATGGTGCCTAAACCGATATCATTTCGTTCGGTGTGGAACAAGATGATGGccaaaaatgatgaagagcCATTGTCTAGTCCAGCCAAACCCACACCGACACGTAATACACTGTCTTCTGACCCTCCAAATGTATTTCTAGCAAGTCCTTCTGCAACTAACAAATCAAAGTTGATACTACATCGCCCATCGCTGGTTTCTAGAGGATCAACGCTATCAGGTTGGTGtattacacatttgccTATAACTCGCGATATACTCAAAAACAACGAACTTTTAGTATCACCCGATAAAAGTAAAAGTTCAATTATAGAGAAGGTTGAAAGCTCCTGTTTTGGAGGAGTCAAAGGGGGAAGAAGCATCACACTCTCCAGATTCACAGAAAGAGATGAAGTATCTGGAATAAGCATAAAATCGTTCCATGATAGAATAAAATCGCATGAAGTCTTTGAGTTTAACGAAAATGTCAACTCTAAAACTTGCTTTACAACTGGGTTATCTGAGTCCTTTGGAACCAAACCCTTGGAATCTACAAAGACCAATGTAACACTAGAAGATACGACGGATACTGAAACAACTATAAGTAAACCTGTTGTTGATGAGAATCCGGTATTAAAGATCTTGGTGGCTACGGATACCCATTTAGGATATAAAGAGGAGGATATGTACCGCCAAAATGATTCTATTAATGTATTCGAAGAGATTCTATATTTGGCAAAAAATCTAAATGCGGATTTAGTTCTGCACTCAGGGGATCTTTTTGACAAAAATCTGCCTAGTAGAAGTACAAT GTATAAAACAATGGACCTTCTTAGCTCATATCTCATACGTACCCCTAATGATGACAAAGGGTTAGAAATAGATACTTCTGCAATTGTTCCAAGCACTTTGTCTACATCCAGTATTTTAGATGGGTTTAAGGTCTCAGATGAAAAAACAAATCacattccattctttgtTATCCATGGAAACCATG ATAACCCTACCGAACAAAATTCGCTATCTCCTATTGACCTTTTGGATGTTGCTGGACTG GTGACATATTTCGGGAGGGTACATGATTTTAACGATATTGAGCTAAAGCCAATATTGATTAAAAAGAATAACATTAAAATTGCATTGTATGGAATAGGTTGGATTAAGGACGAAAAATTAGTCATgttatttaaaaatgaaaaggtgAAATTTATCTTACCTGAGGAACCAGATGATTGGTATAAAATATTGCTTATCCACCAAAACCGTCATCCTAGGCGTGGAAATAACCATAATGATTATATTAGTCCATCTTTTCTACCAGATTGGTTGGATCTTGTAATTTGGGGGCATGAACACGATTGCTTTAAACTACCTCAATCATTTGGTGGTACTACACAAATTCTCCAATTGGGATCAACTATACAAACGTCTCTGGTGCCCGCAGAGGTACCACAAAAACATTGTTGTTTTATTGAAATTACCCTTGATGATGTGAAGTTTTATCCTATAACACTACAATGTGTCAGGAAACTTATATATAGGGAAATGTCTACAGCTTGTCTAGAACTAAAAGAAAACACTTCGGAAGAACTATCGAACAAACTTCATCAG TCTATAACGAAAATTTTGGCTGAAGTACAAAACGATAAAAAAACTGTACTCTGTTCCACAGCACTGCATAACGTTGTTGGTACGAAAAATGAGGTATTCAAACTCAGGAGTGCTAtcaaaaatgcaaaagACGTCCCACTAATGAG GATCAAAGTTCATAGTGATGTATCACAAACCATAAATCCCAGGATTTTCGGAAATGCATACATAG GGTCCGTCGCAAATCCGAATGATATTCTAAGATTTTGGAGTAGCAATAAGAAGGAAATTTTGGACCCATCCGCTTCTATTACACATAGTAAAACTGTCAAAGATATTGTTCTAGCATCAATTCAAGACAACTGCCAATTATCCTTACTTTTAGAATCCGAACTCAACGAAGCAGTTAACAAATATGCATTAGGAATG GAAACACAAGTGATCAATGAGTATATAAGAAGCAGAGTAGCTTATATGCAAAACTACCTGAAAGAGAAGATGCGTGAAGCTGTAAATGAACAATTGAGTGATGATTTATACCAAGAAATTATAGAACGAACAGTAGCTGTGGGTTTTAAACATAGTAATTATAGCGATATACAGGCCAAAATGCAAGAGGAACGCACCTCAGCTGGGTTATCTAAACCTAGcaacaaatttttgtatGACGATATTAAGGATGTACAAAACGGAAcaccagaagaaaaggtgCGAGATATCCAGGACAAAGCCCTCACTAAAGATATGGAATCAAAGACTATGAACACTCCTGATATAAG GACCTCATTGTTCCCAAATTTCACACCAGGCAGAGCAGATACTGGAACACCGAATGCTAATCCAGCGAAAAAAAAGAGAGGAAGACCACCAAAAAGTGTACAAACTACGGTAAAAGTTCCATCAAGTGACACAAGGGTAGCTAATAAGCTCCAGAGAACTAGTCTTTCACAACATAATGGTGTTGTGGCAATCGCAGGCACAAAGGGTTATCAAAACACAATAATTGACCTTTTCTCAAGGAGAACAGACACAAATAAATTCAATATGTAA
- a CDS encoding isocitrate dehydrogenase, putative (encoded by transcript BEWA_006980A) — protein sequence MPMHLARQVHAGVRFLSLHNSFVAFGYAFNVITRNAPHRPGLHPSNCFSTSSSHKMTLGDKIVVKNPIVELDGDEMTRIMWSMIKEKLILPHLDVDLKYFDLSIQSRDASDDKITIEAAEAIKKYGVGVKCATITPDEARLKEFGLKRMYRSPNGTIRNILDGTVFRAPILTQKVPLLVPGWKKPIIIGRHAFGDQYNAQDFVVPGPGTLEVVYTPASGEKKVVKVHDFKGPGVTIGMFNLDSSIYGFARSSFNYALDLKLPLYFSTKNTILKAYDGRFKDIFSEVYEKEFRDKFEALGLTYEHRLIDDMVALALKSAGGFVWACKNYDGDVQSDIVAQAYGSLGLMSSVLLSSDGKTFLSEAAHGTVTRHFRQYQKGLKTSTNPVATIVAWAKALERRGLLDNNAALVEFSKKLEQAPVSAINEGFVTKDLALAINPNATDKDFLTTDLFIEKVHEFLVK from the coding sequence ATGCCAATGCATTTGGCACGACAGGTACACGCGGGGGTAAGGTTCTTATCTTTACATAACTCATTTGTGGCCTTTGGCTACGCGTTCAACGTTATCACAAGAAACGCTCCTCACCGTCCAGGGTTACATCCTAGCAATTGCTTTTCGACCAGTAGTTCACATAAAATGACCCTTGGGGACAAGATTGTGGTTAAGAATCCCATCGTGGAACTCGATGGTGATGAAATGACCCGTATCATGTGGAGTATGATCAAGGAAAAGTTGATTCTGCCTCACTTGGATGTTGATTTGAAGTATTTCGACTTGTCAATTCAATCTCGTGACGCTTCAGATGATAAAATCACCATTGAGGCTGCTGAAGCCATCAAAAAATATGGCGTCGGTGTAAAATGCGCTACTATTACCCCAGACGAAGCACGCCTCAAGGAATTTGGACTCAAACGCATGTACAGATCTCCAAATGGAACCATCAGAAACATTCTCGACGGAACTGTTTTCCGTGCTCCAATTCTGACTCAAAAAGTTCCCCTCCTTGTACCAGGATGGAAGAAACCAATCATCATAGGAAGGCACGCTTTTGGCGACCAGTACAACGCTCAAGACTTTGTAGTACCAGGTCCAGGTACTTTGGAAGTGGTTTACACACCAGCTAGTGGAGAGAAAAAGGTTGTAAAGGTCCATGACTTCAAGGGTCCAGGTGTTACTATTGGAATGTTTAATCTTGACTCTTCCATTTACGGATTCGCAAGGTCCTCATTTAATTATGCACTTGATTTGAAACTTCCTCTTTACTTTTCCACtaaaaatacaattttGAAGGCCTATGATGGTAGATTCAAGGATATATTCAGTGAAGTTTATGAAAAAGAATTTAGAGATAAATTTGAAGCTCTAGGTCTCACATATGAGCACAGACTTATAGATGATATGGTTGCATTGGCTCTAAAATCTGCTGGAGGCTTCGTATGGGCTTGCAAGAACTATGATGGTGATGTACAATCGGATATTGTTGCTCAAGCTTATGGTTCTCTCGGGTTAATGTCCTCTGTTTTGCTCTCCTCAGATGGTAAGACATTCTTGTCCGAAGCTGCCCACGGAACTGTTACTCGTCATTTTAGACAATACCAGAAAGGATTAAAGACATCCACTAACCCTGTGGCCACTATTGTTGCATGGGCCAAGGCCCTTGAACGTCGTGGTCTTTTGGATAACAACGCTGCCCTTGTCGAATTCAGCAAGAAATTGGAACAAGCTCCAGTCTCTGCAATTAACGAAGGGTTTGTTACAAAGGACCTTGCATTGGCTATTAATCCAAATGCAACTGATAAGGACTTTTTGACCACTGACTTGTTTATTGAAAAAGTTCATGAGTTCCTAGTAAAATAA